The window CAGCGCGGCAGGAAGCGGAACGCTGATTTTAAGCCCTAGGCTCACCTAAACGAGCAGCCTCATCCTTCACTTTGCAGTGGAAGATGAGGCTGTTTAAATTATAGTGGGAAAGTCTCCCGCTAATTCTTACGTTTTCGCCTAACATCTGAACTTTAGGTGGAATTTCTCCAGCTATTTTCCCAGGGAACGCTGATGTGGGTCTTTACGAGAGGAATTAGTTGGAGTAAATCCCATTGGAGTCTGTTTTTGTCCTGGTCTGGAGGAATTTAGGTTGAGGAATTCCCACTACTGTAACTCCGTACATAGAAGCGTTTATCCCATTAGTGAATACACAATAAAGTCTACTGCCGCTATAACGTCTGTCCGCTGTCCACCGTGATGATCTGCCCTGTCATGGCCTCCTGTGTAAGCGCAGCGCAGATGAACTGTGCGATATCCTCCGGTTCCGCAATCCGCTGCAGCAGCAGATTCGGTGCCAGACTGTGCATTTGTTCCTCCCGGCCTGCCCACCACCGGGTTGCGACTGCACCCGGAGCGACACAATTAACCCGGACATCGGGGGACAGGGCGCGGGCCAGCGATTTAGTAAGGCCGTGGACGGCTGCTTTGGAAACTGCGTAGGGCAGCGAAGAACCGTTGCCCGTATTCCCCGCAATGCTTCCGAGATTGACGATTGCCCCCTGTTTGCTCTGCTTCAGATAAGGGGCAGCTGCCCGGGCACAGTAGAACATTCCTTTGACGTTGACATCAAACAGCTCATCCCACACCTCCTCACCAGCAGCTTCCAGATCCGCAAGCGGAATATGTCTGGTGATGCTGGCGTTATTCACCAGCAGATCAAGGGCACCAAATGCTGAAATGATCTGCCGGACCATTGCCCGGACCTCGCTGTCTTTCGACACATCGGCCTGTACCGCAATGGCCTGTCCGCCTTGTTCTTTAATTAGCCGCACGGTTTCTTCGGCCTCAGCTGCGGAACGGGAATAATTCACGGCGACTGCTGCACCGCGATGGGCCAGCTCCAGGCTGACAGCCTTACCAATCCCAGTGCCTCCGCCGGTCACAAGTGCTGCTTTTCCTGCCAGTTCCATTTGTATCCTCTCCTCTATACACATAGCATTGTTCTAGATATAAACTATTTTAAAGAAAAGTCTTGATTCTGTATAATTGAATTAAATGAAGATCTGATTCAATAATATTGAATTGTAAGGGGGATGACGATGGAGCTCAAAACTTTAAAAACCTTCCAGACCATTGTAAATACCGGAAGCTTTAACCGGGCCGCGGAAGAACTAAACTATGCCCAGTCTACGATCACCATGCAAATCCAGAAGCTGGAGTCGGAGCTTGGGATGCCATTGCTTGAACGGGGGAAACAGCAGATCAGTTTAACTGAGGCCGGACGTCTCCTGTACGAACAAAGCCTGCGGATTGTAAAAGATATGGAGCTGCTTGAGAGCAGATTGGGTGAATTGACGGCGGGTGAGGCAGGGAATCTCCGGCTTGGAGCGACCGATCCTACGGCCAGTTACCGGCTGCCGGCTCTTTTGCGGGAGTTCATGACCATGCATCCCGGCATAGATATCTCAGTCGACATTGGCAGTACACCGGCGCTCACGGAGCGTCTGCTGAGGGGCGAACTGGACATGATCCTCTGCTCAGCTCCGGAGATGGGCAAGGGGCTGCATTATGAGCCGCTTTTTACGGAAATATTCGTGCTGCTCCTGCCGGAAGACCATCCGCTGGCCGCTGAACCGCAGGTTACAGCCAGTCAGCTCAGGGAGCATCGCCTGCTCATTACGGCCGCCGGCTGCCCGTACCGCAAGAAATTGGAAAGTGTGTTGCAGGAATCCGCAGGGCCGCCGCTGAATACTATGGAAATCGGCAGCATGAGTGCATTGAAATATTATGTGCAGAGCGGTTTAGGAATGGCATTGGTTCCGGAGTCAACGCTACAGCCTTTGCCGGCAGGTACCCTAGGAAAGAGGCTGCAGGACGGACCGGTGGACATGAGCTGCGGAATAGCCTGCAGAACTGCCGATTATCCCTTACAGCTGGCTGCTTTATGCCTGTACCAGTTTTTGAAAAGCAAGCTTGCCGCGCTGGGTAATAATGAACTTAGTTGAGATGAGCTGAGCAGAGAAAGGTGAGATGAGTGCAGATGAGTGGAGCCAAATTGGATTTAGAGCGGATTGTGTTCATTGGCCGGACGTTTGACGAGTATATGCGGATGTTTGATTTACAGCCGGATATGCTGCGCGGGCGGAGTATTCTTGATTGTCCTGCAGGAGCCTGCTCCTTCACTGCGGAAGCGAACCGGCACGGAGCCATGGCTATTGCGGCTGATATCGCCTACAGTTATTCGGCAGAAGCCCTTCAGGCTAAGGGACTCGCCGATATTGAGCATACATTGATTCAGCTTGATAGGGTACGCGATAATTTCAAGTGGGATGATTTCCAATCCATAGCGGGGCTGAAGCAGGCAAGAACGGAAGCGCTGACTGTGAGCACCGTAGACAGACTGGCCCATCAGGAGCGTTATGTAGCTGTAGAGCTGCCAGTACTGCCTTTTGAAGATCAGGCTTTTGATGTGACTTTATCCGCTCATTTTTTGTTCATGTACGGTGACAGGCTGGATGTTGATTTTCATCTCGAGACCCTCCGCGAACTGCTGCGTGTAACGAAGGCGGAGATCCGTATTTTCCCGCTGGTGGATCTGACTTGCCGGAGATATCCGCATTTAGATGAACTGATCCGCTTTGTTCAGAGCCAGGGCTGGAGCGCAGAAGAAGTACAGGTTCCTTATGAATTTCAAAAAGGTGCGGGCTCCATGCTGCATTTGAAGAGGGTATAGCCTTTTTTTGGAGCTGCGGAAAAAGAGATCCTATGCCCGTGACATATAGTCATTAGACATAGGATCTCCAGAGGCTAAATAGATCAGCGGGAAGAGCGGCGCTTCAACCGGAAGGTTCTTGCAATCTTCGGTACATCTTCATTAACCATGCGCTTCAGCAGGCGTATCGGCTTGCCGTATTTCCGGTAATCATAGTCGTCCTTGGATGGATTGAGGAACTCATCAGGAAGCTCCTCCGGGACCGTGTAGGCGAAAATTCGTCCCTGCCGGTAAGCCAGGAATATTATCGGAGATTCAGCATACCCTTCGTCATGCCACTGCTTCAAGCTCATTTTATAGACTAACAGACTTAGCGCATCTTCATATATCTTCCCTTTGTATTTAAACCTGAAAAATACGCCATATTCTGCATCCTTCAGCCGGCTGCTTCGTTTAACGGAGGTGTAGCATCTCCACCAGCGGGGAAGCTTCACGGTGAAGCCGTACCTGGGGTCACGGTATAAGAGTACACTCGTACGCTTCCTGGCGGCGCCAGATGGAGGCCTCTTCGCTGCCGTTTTTCTTGCTTGGTTTCTTCGGTTCAGCGTTATCACATCCTCACGCATCGTTATCGGACTCTAAGTCCTGGGCATAATAGTCAGGATATTCAACCATGGGATCATGTGATTGGACTGCTGCCCAGTGCTGATTGATGAGGTTACACTGGCGCTCCTATATGTATAAAAAAAGTGCTTGTAACACAGGTAAACCCCTACTATTGATTTGCATCAACAGCAGAGGTTTACGTTGTAAGCACTATACCCATGTTCTTCTCAGACTCCTTATCCTATCCTTTGTACTCAGCCGGGTAGAAATCGTCCGAGGCGGCAGTAAATTTGCCTATCCTGCACATTAAATCTTCTCTAATTCATCCTCTGGCCACGCTAGGATTGATGTTCAACATTTGAGCTTTAAGAAGCTCATACCAGTTCGTTCCGGGATGGATTGAAAGCTTTAGCGTCAGGATCAAAGATATAGTCTCAAGCTCAGGGATTACAGCGGCTAAGGATTGCTGCGGTGAGATTTTACCTGCCCGTCAGGCTTCCTTCCAGCGGTGTAAGGTTCCCTTGAGTTGATGTCTAAAGTATACCCTGCTTCTCACGGATAGTAAAAAGCCGTATGGTTGTAAAATAGGGCTATTATACAATAAACGCTAATGTAAGCGCTATTATTCTGGTGTGTTCTTAGTATTTTGAAAATAATTCACGGCGGATTGCTGCCAGGTTATCCTGTATAATTAACCGGAGAGGTGAGAAACAATGAAGCTGTTTCAAATGAAGACAACGCCCCTGGGTGTGGAGCGGACCCGGGAGTTTCTGGAGGATAATTATTTGTGCATCGGCTATCCCGGCACGGGAGATTTACAGCAGGCCGATCGTGAGGAGCTGCGGGTAAAACTGCTGCAGGCCGGGACTTGCGGGGAGCAGAACCTGGAAGAAGCGATAGAACACCTGTGGCTGTTTGTCCATGAAATGCAGGATGGGGACTATATTCTGATACCTGACGGGGATTG of the Paenibacillus pedocola genome contains:
- a CDS encoding SDR family NAD(P)-dependent oxidoreductase; its protein translation is MELAGKAALVTGGGTGIGKAVSLELAHRGAAVAVNYSRSAAEAEETVRLIKEQGGQAIAVQADVSKDSEVRAMVRQIISAFGALDLLVNNASITRHIPLADLEAAGEEVWDELFDVNVKGMFYCARAAAPYLKQSKQGAIVNLGSIAGNTGNGSSLPYAVSKAAVHGLTKSLARALSPDVRVNCVAPGAVATRWWAGREEQMHSLAPNLLLQRIAEPEDIAQFICAALTQEAMTGQIITVDSGQTL
- a CDS encoding LysR family transcriptional regulator, which codes for MELKTLKTFQTIVNTGSFNRAAEELNYAQSTITMQIQKLESELGMPLLERGKQQISLTEAGRLLYEQSLRIVKDMELLESRLGELTAGEAGNLRLGATDPTASYRLPALLREFMTMHPGIDISVDIGSTPALTERLLRGELDMILCSAPEMGKGLHYEPLFTEIFVLLLPEDHPLAAEPQVTASQLREHRLLITAAGCPYRKKLESVLQESAGPPLNTMEIGSMSALKYYVQSGLGMALVPESTLQPLPAGTLGKRLQDGPVDMSCGIACRTADYPLQLAALCLYQFLKSKLAALGNNELS
- a CDS encoding SAM-dependent methyltransferase, yielding MSGAKLDLERIVFIGRTFDEYMRMFDLQPDMLRGRSILDCPAGACSFTAEANRHGAMAIAADIAYSYSAEALQAKGLADIEHTLIQLDRVRDNFKWDDFQSIAGLKQARTEALTVSTVDRLAHQERYVAVELPVLPFEDQAFDVTLSAHFLFMYGDRLDVDFHLETLRELLRVTKAEIRIFPLVDLTCRRYPHLDELIRFVQSQGWSAEEVQVPYEFQKGAGSMLHLKRV